Proteins from a genomic interval of Gopherus evgoodei ecotype Sinaloan lineage chromosome 7, rGopEvg1_v1.p, whole genome shotgun sequence:
- the LOC115654701 gene encoding histone-lysine N-methyltransferase SETD5-like, whose amino-acid sequence MVPTSVERLREGRGILEKVLRSGAKISQRGEPSPTGDSAAERDPGTADGDTPEVLSSALKGPAVYSPSRYSYQLLQSDSPRAESQALLQQSSSPYRGHSAPSPGYSYRAAPPRTGHNPTHCLSEVSLSSTSYSSPAHSVSTDSPALSAGNSGYYSSQQHSGSSVNSSLLKKSHSAAASPTQQVAADLVSLGSVSQSCTGASGSSSAPQSSRSLQSDLRTISLPNSGQPALHQSSKGSGVSSSQHYPHRGGGSVHQYRLQQLQGPGVKTQTGLS is encoded by the exons ATGGTCCCCACATCTGTGGAGCGGCTTCGAGAGGGCCGTGGTATTCTTGAGAAGGTTCTGCGCAGTGGTGCAAAGATATCTCAGAGAGGAGAGCCCTCGCCCACGGGTGACAGTGCTGCTGAGAGAGATCCAG GTACTGCTGATGGAGACACCCCAGAAGTTCTCAGTTCTGCACTCAAAGGACCAGCAGTTTACAGCCCTTCTAGATACAGCTACCAG ctcctgcagTCTGACAGTCCCCGAGCAGAGTCCCAGGCTCTCCTTCAGCAGAGTTCCTCCCCCTACAGAGGACACTCTGCGCCGTCTCCTGGATACAGCTACCGAGCAGCTCCACCAAGAACAGGACACAACCCCACTCACTGCTTGTCGGAAGTGTCCCTTTCATCCACCTCCTATTCCAGCCCTGCCCATTCAGTTTCCACGGACTCCCCAGCTCTGTCTGCAGGGAATTCTGGATATTACAGCAGCCAGCAGCACTCCGGAAGTAGCGTTAATAGCAGCCTTCTGAAGAAGAGTCACTCTGCTGCTGCCAGTCCAACACAGCAGGTTGCTGCAGACTTAGTATCCTTGGGGTCGGTTTCTCAGTCCTGCACAGGAGCATCAggttccagctctgctccccaaagTTCCAGATCATTGCAGTCAGACTTGCGGACTATCAGCCTGCCTAATTCTGGGCAGCCTGCTCTCCACCAGAGCTCCAAAGGGTCAGGGGTTTCCAGTTCACAGCACTATCCACACCGTGGGGGAGGCAGTGTCCATCAGTATAGACTGCAGCAGCTTCAAGGTCCAGGAGTAAAGACTCAGACAGGACTTTCCTAG